Below is a window of Staphylococcus succinus DNA.
AACTAAATACGAGACCGCCAATAAAGCCTCCGCCGGGATTATTATGTCCTGCTAAAAACAGGTAAAAACCAAAAGTTAATAGTATAAATACAACAATTTTGGTTACCGTTCGTAATACTACGTCATTCTCTTTCATCTTGACCCCTCCTATCTTTAAAGTTAAGTAATGTATAAATACCTAAACCAGCAATTATAAGTACCAGTCCTTCAAATAATGTATCTAAAGCACGAAAATCTCCAAGTATCGCATTCACTATATTTTTACCACCTGTTAATTTATATGCATCGTGATAAAATGTTGATATCGTAGGCATTGAATCACTTTGCTGTGCAATAAATACAAGCGTCACAACGATAATTGCCATCATCAGTGAAACAACAATCTTCACTGCTTCACGTTTCTTATGTACTTTTGTACGTGGTACGTTTGGCAATCTTGAAAAACTGACAATAAATAATATTGTAGTAATTGTTTCTACAACCAGTTGTGTCAGTGCTAAATCAGGTGCTTTCATTAATATGAAGAAAATAGTTACACAATAACCGATAATGCCATTCAGTATAACCATCGTTAAACGTTGACGAATAAATGTTAAAGCTATTCCTAGAACAAATACAACGATGAGGGTAATTACTTCCAATGGTCCAAACTCACTTACATGAATTTGATGCACTTTTGGAAATCCTGCTTCAATGATGCCGTAAGTTACAATCATTATAAAAATCAGTAGTGTTAACGTGATGTAGTGATTTAAACGGTTATTCATCAATCCACGAATACTATATCCTGAATAATGTTCAAAATGTTTATATGAACCTAAATAAATTTCCGTAATTGATTTCACTTTAATATGATTGGCATATTTTTTCCAATCTATTTTAAGGGCTGCTATAAAGCCAACTATAATGACGATAGCACTTAATGTTAAGGGTAAATTGAAACCGTGCCATTGTGAAATATGTGGCGCTAATTCATCTACATTTTCTCCAATTGTGATACTTCGTAATGCCGGTAAAATGATTGATTCTCCAAATAGATTTGGTATGAAAAAAATCACCGGCAACAAAATCATCATAATTGCAGAAGGTAGTGTGAATAAAAAGGGTTCGTGTGGCGATTTTAAAGGTAGATCTGCTTGCTGAGAATCCCCCCAGAAAACTTCTTTAATCATATAAACAGCATAAATCAACGTAAATATGCTCGCCACTACTCCAATCGCTGTGATAATTATAGTAAGTATAATATTAAACTGTGGTAATTCATTTGTACTTACTAAACTTTCAAAAAACATTTCTTTACTTAAAAATCCATTTAGGAAGGGTATACCCGCCATAGATAATGCAGAAAGCAACATGACAATATGTGTTATAGGAAATACCTTTCTTAACCCTGATAATCTCCGAATATCTCGTGTCCCTGTTTCATGATCTATGATTCCGACCCCCATAAATAACGCACCTTTATAGAGCGCGTGATTCATAAGATGAAATAATGCTGCAAATAGTATTAATCCATAGACCTTAGAAGCTTCTCCAGAGGGATGTTGTGCAAATCCCCCACCAAGACCTACCATTGATACAATCATCCCTAATTGGCTAATTGTAGAATAGGCTAATATACCCTTCAAATCAAACTGGCGAGTAGCATTAATTGCACCAAATAGCATTGTTATTAAACCAACAAATGTAACACAGTATATGTAGAAATCACTCAATCCCAATACTGGCGTAAATCTGAATAGTAAAAAAATACCCGCTTTAACCATTGTAGCTGAATGTAAGTATGCACTTACCGGTGTCGGTGCTGCCATGGCTTTAGGAAGCCATATATGAAATGGAAATTGTGCAGATTTTGTAAATGCCCCTAATAATATCATGATAATAATAGGAATAAATAAATTACTTTGTGCTAATTTATCACTTTGTTCTATTATTTCAGAAATTGAATTTGTCCCTGTCACTATATAAATCATTATAAATCCAGCTAATAAAGCAAGACCACCAAATACTGTAATCATAAATGATTGTATAGCGCCAAATTGACTTTCTCCCTTGTTGTACCAATACGCGATAAGTAAGAATGAAGATACACTTGTTAATTCCCAAAATACATACATGAGTATTGTGTTATTAGAAGTTACAACACCTATCATACTGAACATAAATAATAATAAGTAGATATAAAAACGTGGTAAGTTATCATGTTCTTTAGATAAATATTGTGTCGCATAATAAAAAACTGCTAAACCGATCAATGATATTAATAAACTAAAAAATAAGCTTAAACCATCAACTCTAAAATCGATATTAATATCTAATAGCGTAAGCCATGGTATTTTAACCGTTACAAAATGTCCTTGCATAACTCGTGGTATTTGCCACAAAAAGTATATTGATGAAATGATTGGTGCTATCAATACAAATTGCCCGGCATGTTGTTGTAACTTGTGATTCGTTAACGTAAATAATAATAAAATCATTATGATTAACAAAGCACTAAATAGATATACTAAGCTCATCCTATTCCTCCTTTTTATTTAATTATAAACTCAAAGCGATGGTTGTTTTACTCGCTTTTGTTGAAATACCAATAAATTTCATCGTTTCGAATGTCGTCTGGTGTCCAAGGTATTTTTGAATAATTGAAATTGAAATGCCAGACTGATAAGCATGATATGCAAACGTCTTCCTTAATGTTGTTAGCCCTATGTGTAGCATACCTAACTCATCTGCCGCAGCATGAATAATCCGATAGGCTTGCTGTCTTGAGAGCCCTTTCAATGTGCGATTCGATTGAAATAATAATTCATCATCCATCAATTGTGCTTGTGAAATAAATTGTGATAATTCTTGTCGTAATGCTTCAGGTAATTTTATATAAATACTCGGCGCATGGTCTTCTAACCAATACACCTTTATATCATCATGTTCTCCTTTAACATCTGCTACACAAAGGTTTAATAACGCCGATAACTTAACACCCGTATGTATAGCAAATTTAAACAATAAATAATCTCTTTTAGACTTACGGCTTAACACTTCATACATCGCTCTTATCTCTTTAATATCCCTAATTGGATCCACTTGATTCATATATTCACCTCTGACCATCTTAAATGTTTCTTATTTAATGATATATGATATTTAAGTAACAT
It encodes the following:
- a CDS encoding DUF4040 family protein, which encodes MSLVYLFSALLIIMILLLFTLTNHKLQQHAGQFVLIAPIISSIYFLWQIPRVMQGHFVTVKIPWLTLLDINIDFRVDGLSLFFSLLISLIGLAVFYYATQYLSKEHDNLPRFYIYLLLFMFSMIGVVTSNNTILMYVFWELTSVSSFLLIAYWYNKGESQFGAIQSFMITVFGGLALLAGFIMIYIVTGTNSISEIIEQSDKLAQSNLFIPIIIMILLGAFTKSAQFPFHIWLPKAMAAPTPVSAYLHSATMVKAGIFLLFRFTPVLGLSDFYIYCVTFVGLITMLFGAINATRQFDLKGILAYSTISQLGMIVSMVGLGGGFAQHPSGEASKVYGLILFAALFHLMNHALYKGALFMGVGIIDHETGTRDIRRLSGLRKVFPITHIVMLLSALSMAGIPFLNGFLSKEMFFESLVSTNELPQFNIILTIIITAIGVVASIFTLIYAVYMIKEVFWGDSQQADLPLKSPHEPFLFTLPSAIMMILLPVIFFIPNLFGESIILPALRSITIGENVDELAPHISQWHGFNLPLTLSAIVIIVGFIAALKIDWKKYANHIKVKSITEIYLGSYKHFEHYSGYSIRGLMNNRLNHYITLTLLIFIMIVTYGIIEAGFPKVHQIHVSEFGPLEVITLIVVFVLGIALTFIRQRLTMVILNGIIGYCVTIFFILMKAPDLALTQLVVETITTILFIVSFSRLPNVPRTKVHKKREAVKIVVSLMMAIIVVTLVFIAQQSDSMPTISTFYHDAYKLTGGKNIVNAILGDFRALDTLFEGLVLIIAGLGIYTLLNFKDRRGQDERE
- a CDS encoding tyrosine-type recombinase/integrase, with product MNQVDPIRDIKEIRAMYEVLSRKSKRDYLLFKFAIHTGVKLSALLNLCVADVKGEHDDIKVYWLEDHAPSIYIKLPEALRQELSQFISQAQLMDDELLFQSNRTLKGLSRQQAYRIIHAAADELGMLHIGLTTLRKTFAYHAYQSGISISIIQKYLGHQTTFETMKFIGISTKASKTTIALSL